A DNA window from Chryseobacterium scophthalmum contains the following coding sequences:
- a CDS encoding DUF5606 family protein: protein MLLEKIISISGKPGLYKLVSQLKNGFIIEEVTTKKKVSIGNSSQVSLLDNIAMFTFDKEVPLFEVFENIAKNYDYKETINHKSSEAELAEFMVASLPNYDTDRVYNSDIKKLAQWYNILHKAGYITPESFVKAEAETVEGEASVEKEAPKKAAPKADKPATPKVKASTGAKAATKSTHRKMG from the coding sequence ATGCTGTTAGAAAAAATAATTTCAATCTCTGGGAAACCAGGTCTTTACAAATTGGTATCGCAGTTGAAAAACGGATTCATCATTGAAGAAGTTACTACCAAAAAGAAAGTGAGCATCGGTAATTCAAGCCAAGTAAGCTTGTTAGATAATATCGCAATGTTTACTTTTGATAAAGAAGTTCCTTTGTTTGAGGTTTTTGAAAATATTGCTAAAAATTACGATTACAAAGAAACGATCAATCACAAATCTTCAGAAGCTGAATTGGCTGAATTTATGGTTGCATCTCTTCCAAACTACGATACAGATAGAGTTTACAATTCTGATATTAAGAAATTGGCTCAGTGGTACAACATCCTTCACAAAGCGGGATACATCACTCCTGAAAGTTTTGTAAAAGCAGAAGCAGAAACTGTAGAAGGTGAGGCGAGTGTTGAAAAAGAAGCTCCAAAAAAGGCAGCTCCAAAAGCAGACAAACCTGCAACACCAAAAGTAAAAGCAAGTACAGGAGCTAAAGCAGCTACGAAAAGTACACACAGAAAAATGGGATAA
- the mazG gene encoding nucleoside triphosphate pyrophosphohydrolase has translation MNTRQEKLEAFGRLLDIMDDLREKCPWDQKQTLQTLRHLTLEETYELSDALLQEDLTEIKKELGDVLLHLVFYAKIGSEKESFDIADVINSLNEKLIFRHPHIYGDTEVKDEEEVKQNWEKLKLKEGNKSILGGVPKGLPSMVKAYRIQDKVKGIGFEFHDAEDAWKKVDEEINEFHAETDSDKKEQELGDVFFSLINYARISGLNPDSALERTNLKFISRFQKMEQLATEADLKLGEMSLEEMDILWEKAKRSE, from the coding sequence ATGAATACCAGACAGGAAAAACTCGAAGCTTTCGGAAGACTTTTAGATATTATGGATGACCTTCGTGAAAAATGTCCGTGGGATCAGAAACAGACTTTACAAACATTGCGTCACCTTACTTTGGAAGAAACGTACGAACTTTCTGATGCTCTTTTGCAGGAAGATCTTACCGAAATTAAAAAAGAACTTGGCGATGTGCTTCTGCATTTGGTTTTTTATGCTAAAATAGGTTCAGAAAAAGAAAGTTTTGATATTGCTGATGTGATCAACTCGTTAAACGAAAAACTTATTTTCCGTCATCCTCATATTTATGGAGATACCGAAGTGAAAGATGAAGAAGAAGTAAAGCAAAATTGGGAAAAACTGAAACTGAAAGAAGGCAACAAATCTATTCTGGGTGGCGTTCCTAAAGGATTGCCAAGTATGGTAAAAGCATATAGAATTCAGGATAAAGTAAAAGGAATTGGCTTTGAATTTCATGATGCTGAAGATGCCTGGAAAAAAGTAGATGAAGAGATCAACGAGTTTCATGCAGAAACCGATTCAGACAAAAAAGAGCAGGAATTAGGCGATGTATTTTTCTCATTGATTAATTATGCAAGAATTTCAGGTTTAAATCCTGATTCGGCTTTAGAAAGAACCAATCTGAAATTTATTTCAAGATTTCAGAAAATGGAACAGCTTGCAACTGAGGCAGATTTAAAATTAGGAGAAATGTCTCTTGAAGAAATGGATATTCTCTGGGAAAAAGCAAAACGTTCAGAATAA
- a CDS encoding FUSC family protein, with translation MKVDHPVRNRFQYLIEMKKTERKWHFPFLAALCIGIPLLLGWFSGKPNYGSLSSLGALTILYFTTAPISQRMIHLAVCAFGIIFSFTISLFFSFNIYTAALSFGIVSFLSHFITSYFKIPPPGNFFFIMLAAMASTYQFDLELIPIRVGLVTMGAILSCSLAFLYSVFIEKREVVNVPRRVFKKKRYTKFVESTIIGLIMMLTLIVGHLLKFQNTYWISISTAAIIQGRNFEHVRQRNMHRIFGTFIGLGLAWLILLFDSEKIVMIGIIVVLQFVVELMIVRNYGFAVIFITPLTLLLIEAGSTVHHEVENLMEARLLDTIIGSLMGLVAGFFLHHQQMINQLEKNIRYSFFQFKKLKK, from the coding sequence ATGAAAGTCGACCACCCTGTAAGAAACCGTTTTCAATATCTTATTGAAATGAAGAAAACTGAGCGAAAATGGCATTTCCCGTTTCTTGCTGCATTGTGCATTGGTATTCCGCTTTTGCTAGGCTGGTTTTCAGGGAAACCGAATTACGGAAGTCTTTCGAGTTTGGGAGCGTTAACGATATTGTATTTTACAACGGCTCCAATAAGTCAGCGAATGATTCATTTGGCGGTTTGTGCTTTCGGGATTATATTTTCGTTTACCATCAGTCTTTTTTTTAGTTTTAATATTTATACAGCGGCATTATCTTTCGGAATTGTCTCTTTTCTATCACATTTTATAACCTCTTATTTTAAGATTCCACCGCCGGGAAATTTTTTCTTTATTATGTTGGCGGCGATGGCAAGTACCTATCAGTTTGATTTGGAACTAATTCCTATAAGAGTTGGTTTGGTGACAATGGGCGCTATTTTGTCTTGTTCATTGGCTTTTCTTTATTCAGTTTTTATTGAAAAAAGAGAAGTGGTAAATGTTCCCCGAAGAGTTTTTAAGAAAAAAAGATATACGAAATTTGTTGAAAGTACAATCATAGGTTTAATTATGATGCTGACTTTAATTGTCGGGCATCTTTTAAAGTTTCAAAATACGTATTGGATTTCTATTTCTACCGCTGCCATTATTCAGGGACGAAATTTCGAACATGTGCGACAAAGAAATATGCACCGTATTTTCGGAACTTTCATTGGTTTGGGTTTAGCATGGCTGATTCTGCTTTTTGACTCCGAAAAAATTGTAATGATAGGAATTATTGTAGTTTTACAGTTCGTTGTTGAGTTGATGATCGTAAGAAATTATGGTTTTGCCGTTATCTTTATTACGCCGCTTACTTTGCTTTTAATAGAAGCGGGAAGTACTGTTCATCATGAGGTTGAAAATTTAATGGAAGCAAGATTACTCGACACTATTATTGGAAGTTTAATGGGATTGGTTGCAGGTTTTTTTCTTCATCACCAACAAATGATCAATCAATTGGAGAAAAATATCAGATATTCTTTCTTTCAGTTTAAAAAATTAAAAAAATAA
- a CDS encoding metallophosphoesterase, giving the protein MNLSFKSYLKKISPAGKTFLLSGLLLSCATYNVKKGKNLHEVSKSELKTDNDFQIFLVGDAGNSEEIQAQQTLNFLKNKIDSANSNSMLIFLGDNIYPLGMPKESDKDYPLAKEKMENQLAITKNFKGKTLVIPGNHDWYHGLDGLKAQEDFVKTYLNNKKSFLPKNSCPIDDINLTKDIKLIVIDSEWALINWDKYPGINKGCDIKTRDDFYTEFKDLITKNQDKRIIVALHHPVISSGVHAGFNSAKSHLSAFNGKVPIPGVATVLTTLRSSSGASMEDINNRHYADFANRLKSIVQDKENVIFVSGHDHNLQYHADNNIRQIISGAGSKTDPATIVNKTDFSYGGSGFAVLNLRKDLSSDVEYFSTKNNELKKLTQISVIPQPQVFENNFPSSLPATYTSTVYAEKLTKKGRIYRWLWGDHYRKYYALPIEAKTKDLSDMNPGYSPFREGGGNQSNSLRLKTNDGQEFVMRGIKKSAVRFLNAQAFKKNDFGNELNNTFPERFLLDFYTTNHPFTGFAINNMIDKLGIFHSNPELFYIPKQKSLGRYNKNYGDELYMIEERFSSDPKTLQSLDNATDILSTSDVLKNMRKDSKYSVDQDLYIRARIFDMLIGDWDRHEDQWKWAEYKTGNKVIYKPIPRDRDQAFSTYDGAAFTFIMNIPMIRHMKSFKDEIKNVRWVNMEPYPLDLIFLKGSTEQNWSEQAKFIQQNLTDADIDVAFKNLPKEVQDETIADIQRKLKLRKEKIEINAVEYYHILQEKVPLVGTLDKDKFVIVKNENSIDVKQFKINKDKTEELVFEKSYDGKKTRELWIYGLDDDDIYEVSGDGKSKTNIRLIGGYNHDVYNVSNGRNVKIYDFKSQKNTYETKGAAKHISDDYDINTYNWKHPKFNFFAGYPMANYNPDDGVILGIVANYTVNNFIRDRFTQKHSISANYYTLTGGFNVGYKGTFKKAIAGWDAGIDATYTTPFFARTFFGLGNETVYEKDEVSKDFNRVRISQFKFAPSISKTSWLNLKHQFQLNFEHSKVQLNEDRFVAASPEVNPEVFNGQQFAGANYTFSFKNFDNNAFPTLGLEMILNAGWKANLSEFNQNFASFKGTLNLFRRIDKQGRFVFANSSNAMIINNNNFEFYQAAAIGGNNAMRAYRNERFAGKSYFVNNSEIRWDFGRVKNNIVPVNMGILVGYDVGRVWIDNEQSDKWHQGVGGGFWMNILETFSARIDYFTGEDGGRISGGVGLSF; this is encoded by the coding sequence ATGAATTTATCCTTTAAATCTTATTTAAAAAAAATATCACCGGCCGGAAAAACGTTTCTCCTTTCGGGACTTCTTTTATCTTGTGCTACCTACAACGTAAAAAAGGGCAAAAACTTACATGAAGTATCAAAATCTGAACTGAAAACTGATAATGATTTTCAGATTTTTCTGGTAGGTGATGCCGGAAACTCAGAAGAAATTCAGGCTCAGCAAACGTTGAATTTTCTTAAGAACAAGATAGATTCTGCCAACAGCAACTCGATGCTCATCTTTTTGGGAGATAATATTTATCCTTTGGGAATGCCAAAAGAAAGCGATAAAGATTATCCTTTAGCAAAAGAAAAAATGGAAAACCAACTGGCAATTACCAAAAACTTCAAAGGTAAAACGCTAGTCATTCCTGGAAATCACGATTGGTATCACGGTTTGGATGGTCTAAAAGCTCAGGAAGATTTTGTAAAAACGTATCTGAACAATAAAAAATCTTTTCTTCCTAAAAATTCTTGTCCGATTGATGATATTAATTTAACCAAAGACATCAAACTTATTGTGATTGATTCTGAATGGGCTTTAATAAATTGGGATAAATATCCTGGAATCAATAAAGGGTGTGATATTAAAACCAGAGACGATTTTTATACAGAGTTCAAAGATTTAATTACAAAAAATCAGGATAAAAGAATTATTGTTGCGCTTCATCATCCGGTAATCAGTTCAGGTGTTCATGCCGGATTTAATTCTGCAAAATCTCACCTTTCAGCATTTAATGGAAAAGTTCCGATTCCGGGAGTTGCCACTGTACTTACAACATTGAGAAGTTCTTCTGGAGCAAGCATGGAAGACATCAACAACAGACATTATGCAGATTTTGCCAACAGATTAAAAAGTATTGTTCAGGATAAAGAAAATGTGATTTTCGTTTCAGGACACGATCATAATCTACAATATCATGCCGATAACAATATCAGACAAATCATCAGCGGAGCTGGTTCAAAAACTGATCCCGCCACGATTGTTAATAAAACCGATTTTTCTTACGGTGGAAGCGGTTTTGCTGTTTTAAATCTCAGAAAAGATTTGAGTTCAGATGTAGAATATTTTTCAACAAAAAATAATGAGCTTAAAAAACTGACGCAAATTTCAGTAATTCCTCAACCTCAAGTATTTGAAAATAATTTCCCAAGCTCGCTTCCGGCAACCTACACTTCAACAGTTTACGCTGAAAAGCTTACTAAAAAAGGGAGGATTTACCGCTGGCTTTGGGGAGATCATTACAGAAAATATTATGCACTTCCGATTGAAGCAAAAACGAAAGATCTTTCTGATATGAATCCCGGTTATTCTCCTTTCAGAGAAGGTGGCGGAAACCAGTCAAACAGTCTTCGTCTGAAAACCAATGACGGACAGGAATTTGTAATGCGCGGAATCAAAAAAAGTGCGGTTCGTTTTCTCAATGCTCAGGCTTTTAAGAAAAATGATTTCGGAAACGAATTAAATAATACTTTCCCTGAAAGGTTCTTACTCGATTTTTACACAACCAATCATCCTTTTACCGGATTTGCAATTAATAATATGATCGATAAACTGGGGATTTTTCACAGTAATCCTGAGTTATTTTATATTCCAAAACAAAAATCTTTGGGTCGCTACAACAAAAATTATGGGGATGAATTATACATGATTGAAGAGCGTTTTTCTTCTGATCCTAAAACCTTACAGTCGCTTGATAATGCTACTGATATTCTTTCAACATCGGATGTTCTGAAAAATATGCGAAAAGACAGCAAATATTCTGTTGATCAGGATTTATACATCAGAGCAAGAATTTTTGATATGCTGATCGGCGATTGGGATAGACATGAAGATCAGTGGAAATGGGCAGAATATAAAACAGGAAATAAAGTTATTTATAAACCTATTCCACGAGACAGAGATCAGGCTTTCAGTACCTACGATGGCGCTGCGTTTACCTTTATTATGAACATCCCGATGATTCGCCACATGAAATCTTTTAAAGATGAAATAAAAAATGTGCGTTGGGTAAATATGGAACCTTATCCTTTGGATTTAATTTTCCTGAAAGGTTCTACAGAGCAAAACTGGAGCGAACAGGCAAAATTTATTCAGCAAAATCTTACAGATGCCGATATTGATGTTGCTTTTAAAAACCTTCCGAAAGAAGTTCAGGATGAAACAATTGCTGATATTCAGAGAAAATTAAAACTCAGAAAAGAAAAAATTGAGATTAATGCTGTAGAATATTATCACATTCTTCAGGAAAAAGTTCCGTTGGTAGGAACTTTAGACAAAGACAAATTTGTGATCGTTAAAAATGAAAACTCAATTGATGTAAAACAATTTAAAATTAATAAAGATAAAACCGAAGAATTGGTTTTTGAAAAATCTTACGACGGAAAAAAGACCAGAGAACTTTGGATCTACGGATTGGATGATGATGATATCTATGAAGTTTCAGGCGACGGAAAATCTAAAACAAACATCAGACTGATTGGTGGTTATAATCACGATGTATACAATGTATCCAACGGAAGAAACGTAAAGATTTATGATTTTAAATCTCAGAAAAATACGTACGAAACCAAAGGAGCAGCAAAACACATCAGTGATGATTATGACATAAATACGTATAATTGGAAGCATCCTAAATTCAATTTCTTTGCAGGTTATCCAATGGCCAATTACAACCCCGATGACGGTGTAATTTTGGGAATTGTAGCTAATTATACAGTCAATAATTTTATTCGTGATCGTTTTACTCAGAAACACAGTATAAGCGCCAATTATTATACTTTAACTGGTGGATTTAATGTTGGCTACAAAGGAACCTTCAAAAAAGCGATTGCAGGATGGGATGCCGGAATTGATGCAACCTACACTACTCCATTTTTTGCGAGAACATTCTTTGGTTTGGGTAATGAAACGGTATATGAAAAAGATGAAGTGAGTAAAGACTTTAACAGAGTACGAATTTCTCAGTTTAAATTTGCTCCATCGATCTCAAAAACAAGCTGGCTGAATCTGAAGCATCAGTTCCAGTTAAATTTTGAGCATTCTAAAGTGCAGTTGAATGAAGATCGTTTTGTTGCTGCTTCGCCAGAAGTGAATCCTGAAGTTTTTAACGGACAACAATTTGCGGGAGCTAATTATACTTTCAGTTTTAAAAATTTTGATAATAACGCCTTCCCTACTTTAGGTTTGGAAATGATTTTAAATGCAGGCTGGAAAGCCAATCTTTCAGAATTTAACCAAAACTTTGCCTCTTTTAAAGGAACCCTAAACCTGTTCCGCAGAATCGATAAACAAGGAAGATTTGTTTTTGCCAACTCTTCCAATGCCATGATTATCAACAACAATAATTTTGAGTTTTATCAGGCTGCAGCCATCGGTGGAAACAACGCAATGCGTGCTTACAGAAATGAAAGATTTGCCGGGAAATCATATTTTGTCAACAACTCTGAAATCCGTTGGGATTTTGGTCGTGTGAAAAACAATATCGTTCCTGTCAATATGGGAATTCTGGTTGGTTATGATGTGGGAAGAGTGTGGATTGATAATGAACAATCAGACAAATGGCATCAAGGTGTTGGTGGAGGATTTTGGATGAATATTCTCGAAACTTTTTCTGCGAGAATCGATTACTTTACCGGTGAAGATGGCGGAAGAATTTCCGGTGGTGTAGGTTTGAGTTTTTAA
- a CDS encoding Pycsar system effector family protein, protein MSTLDKAKNYVENLFKDKLSSVYFYHNFIHTTYAVQKADEIIKHTNLSEVDREKVLLALWFHDVGFTDCNAEGHEERGAAIMKDFLKKDNFSEEYINEVSRLILSTEKYHQPQDLLEMIMKDADFSHFASPFYNDSAEALRKEWELTGGMCFSNDEWNEMNVDFLKNKHKYFTDYAKENWEPLKLKNVKKLEKKMDKMDKEEKPKKENSDKKDQKSDRSVDTLFRVTLNNHTRLSDIADSKANILLSVNAIIISVCLSVLVPKLDTPKNAHLIIPTFFLLISSVLTIIFAILSTKPNVTKTTFTNQDIKDRKVNLLFFGNFHQMEFNHYLSSMHDLIKDRDYIYDSMVKDLYYLGKVLDRKYKLLSVTYQIFMAGIIISVLSFAYAFLTL, encoded by the coding sequence ATGAGCACCTTAGACAAAGCTAAAAATTATGTTGAAAACTTATTCAAAGATAAACTATCTTCTGTTTACTTTTACCATAATTTTATTCATACCACATATGCCGTTCAGAAAGCAGATGAAATCATAAAGCATACCAATTTGTCTGAAGTTGACAGAGAAAAGGTGTTGCTTGCGTTGTGGTTTCATGATGTTGGTTTTACAGATTGCAATGCTGAAGGGCATGAGGAAAGGGGAGCCGCTATTATGAAAGATTTTCTTAAAAAAGATAATTTTTCAGAAGAATATATTAATGAAGTTTCCAGATTGATTCTTTCTACAGAAAAATACCATCAGCCTCAAGATCTTTTAGAAATGATTATGAAAGATGCAGATTTCAGTCATTTTGCAAGTCCGTTTTATAATGATTCTGCGGAAGCTTTGCGTAAAGAATGGGAACTGACAGGCGGAATGTGTTTTTCTAATGATGAATGGAATGAGATGAATGTAGATTTTCTTAAAAACAAGCATAAATATTTCACCGATTATGCCAAAGAAAACTGGGAGCCACTCAAACTGAAAAATGTAAAAAAATTGGAAAAGAAGATGGATAAAATGGACAAAGAAGAGAAACCCAAAAAAGAAAATTCAGATAAAAAAGACCAGAAATCTGACAGAAGTGTAGATACACTTTTCAGAGTTACTTTGAATAATCATACAAGACTGAGTGATATTGCAGATAGTAAAGCCAATATTTTGCTTTCGGTTAATGCAATTATTATTTCGGTTTGCCTTTCTGTTTTGGTTCCGAAATTAGATACACCAAAGAATGCGCATTTGATTATTCCTACATTTTTTCTGTTGATCTCAAGTGTTTTGACGATTATTTTTGCGATTCTTTCTACAAAACCCAATGTTACGAAGACTACTTTTACCAATCAGGATATTAAAGACCGTAAAGTAAACCTTTTGTTTTTCGGAAACTTCCATCAGATGGAATTTAATCATTATCTGAGCTCGATGCATGATCTTATTAAAGACAGAGACTATATCTACGATTCTATGGTGAAAGATCTATATTATCTTGGGAAAGTTTTAGACAGAAAATATAAGCTTCTTTCGGTTACGTATCAGATTTTTATGGCAGGAATTATAATTTCTGTACTGTCTTTTGCGTATGCTTTTCTTACGCTTTAA
- a CDS encoding bestrophin family protein has translation MIVRQRTHWLKMLFIWRGSVLKKIVAQLCIITIFSVAVYYFNGKIYDYKVKLNPTVFTLIGLALAIFMGFCNTASYDRFWEGRKLWGLLVIETRSLTRQILSFIPNVSKEEKQEIVKLISVFCWSLNYQLRDKSDIKPLQKLLSEEQFHQIQGKKFIPSIILGFISDWLNIQNKNGNIDTIVLTSMNHQLNQFSNISGGCERIYNTPLPFAYSVLLHRTVYLYCFWLPFGLLDSLDWMMPLIVLLISYTFIALDAIIQEIGEPFGEEENDLALNSICRTIEFSIFEQAEIPQGELKKPDSYFVD, from the coding sequence ATGATTGTAAGACAGCGAACACACTGGCTGAAAATGTTATTTATATGGAGAGGTTCTGTACTAAAGAAAATCGTAGCTCAGCTTTGTATTATCACCATTTTCTCCGTAGCGGTATATTATTTTAACGGAAAAATTTACGATTATAAAGTAAAGCTCAATCCTACAGTTTTTACATTGATTGGTTTGGCTTTGGCTATTTTTATGGGCTTTTGCAATACCGCAAGTTATGACCGATTCTGGGAAGGAAGAAAACTTTGGGGATTACTGGTCATTGAAACCCGCTCTTTAACAAGACAGATTTTATCTTTTATACCAAATGTTTCAAAAGAAGAAAAACAGGAAATTGTAAAATTGATTTCTGTATTTTGCTGGTCTTTAAATTATCAGTTAAGAGATAAATCGGACATAAAACCTCTTCAAAAGCTACTTTCTGAAGAACAGTTTCATCAGATTCAGGGTAAAAAATTTATTCCAAGTATTATTTTAGGATTTATTTCAGATTGGCTGAACATTCAGAATAAAAACGGAAATATAGACACGATTGTTTTGACTTCTATGAATCATCAACTGAACCAGTTTTCTAATATTTCCGGTGGTTGCGAAAGGATTTATAATACACCGCTTCCGTTTGCTTACAGTGTTTTACTACATCGTACCGTTTATCTATACTGTTTTTGGTTACCATTCGGATTGCTCGACAGTTTAGATTGGATGATGCCTTTGATTGTACTTCTTATCAGTTATACTTTTATTGCTTTAGACGCCATTATCCAAGAAATTGGGGAACCTTTTGGTGAAGAAGAAAATGATTTGGCACTTAACAGTATTTGCAGAACGATTGAATTTTCTATTTTTGAACAGGCTGAAATTCCGCAAGGTGAATTAAAAAAGCCCGATTCTTATTTTGTAGATTGA